One genomic window of Candidatus Trichorickettsia mobilis includes the following:
- a CDS encoding TIGR02281 family clan AA aspartic protease produces the protein MIEKQIIKLFIILALGALLVLFLFKIMPDRLPALSLSEGQIAPVIISLVIVLSGFYRYLNTHGIATFAKMLISWYIIFLLGIVGYAFRFELGEAKDRVLAVIIPSYSWNSNGEIIIARSSDGQFYTTTIINGIEVKFMIDTGASDIALTKKDAKALRFDLSKLRYTKTYATANGTSAAAPVRLQTLQVGSKLFENVEASVGKGDLDISLLGMSIISRFKTIKIDKDLLTLSY, from the coding sequence ATGATTGAAAAACAAATAATCAAACTTTTTATTATACTAGCCTTGGGTGCGTTGTTAGTATTATTTTTATTTAAAATAATGCCTGACCGCCTTCCTGCTCTTTCTTTAAGTGAAGGTCAAATTGCTCCAGTGATTATTAGTCTGGTCATAGTGCTTAGCGGGTTTTATCGTTACCTAAACACTCATGGAATCGCAACTTTTGCCAAAATGCTAATAAGTTGGTATATAATTTTCCTCTTAGGAATTGTTGGTTATGCTTTCAGATTTGAACTAGGTGAAGCAAAAGATCGAGTGCTGGCAGTAATAATACCATCATATAGCTGGAATAGTAATGGAGAAATTATTATAGCTCGCAGTAGTGATGGTCAATTTTATACCACTACCATAATTAATGGAATTGAAGTCAAGTTTATGATTGACACCGGTGCAAGCGATATCGCCTTAACCAAAAAAGATGCCAAAGCCTTAAGATTTGATTTATCCAAGCTACGCTACACTAAAACTTATGCTACTGCTAATGGAACTAGTGCTGCTGCTCCAGTAAGATTACAAACCTTACAAGTTGGTTCCAAACTATTTGAAAATGTTGAAGCTAGTGTTGGGAAGGGTGATCTAGATATTTCACTACTGGGAATGTCTATAATCTCACGCTTTAAAACTATTAAAATTGATAAAGATTTACTAACTTTGAGTTATTAA
- the mltG gene encoding endolytic transglycosylase MltG → MIKKILKAKFIFLILFITLFISTINFYAVYLLTPGPLLNQKIVIIPKKLSIHKISTQLKAFDVIRYPKLFWLISSLYSLKYPLKSGEYKFTTKISPLQVLNILSTGKSIVHKLVVPEGIMVSEVLAKINTEDRLFGEIITKVPEGYLMPSTYFFSYGDQKEQIVDQMRKLMSAQLDIAMSKLSADSPLKTRIEVLILASIVEKETGNDEERPIVAAVFLNRLKKGMKLQADPTTIYGITEGKFKLPRLLTRKDLSLQSPYNTYYIFNLPPGPIACPGIKSLQAVVNPAKTSALYFVVNGMGGHNFSSTLEDHNQHVESYRKLRDSK, encoded by the coding sequence TTGATAAAAAAAATCTTAAAAGCAAAATTTATATTTTTAATATTGTTTATAACTTTATTTATAAGCACAATCAATTTTTATGCGGTATATTTATTGACCCCAGGGCCGCTACTGAATCAAAAAATTGTAATTATTCCTAAAAAATTATCAATTCATAAAATTAGTACTCAACTTAAAGCGTTTGATGTTATTAGATATCCTAAACTTTTTTGGCTAATATCTAGCTTATACTCACTTAAATATCCTTTAAAAAGCGGTGAGTACAAATTCACTACAAAAATATCTCCATTACAAGTACTAAATATCTTGTCTACTGGCAAATCTATCGTACATAAGCTTGTAGTTCCAGAAGGAATAATGGTTAGTGAAGTATTAGCAAAAATTAATACAGAAGACCGATTATTTGGTGAAATTATTACCAAAGTTCCAGAAGGGTACTTGATGCCCTCAACTTACTTTTTTTCGTATGGTGATCAAAAAGAGCAAATAGTCGACCAAATGCGTAAATTGATGTCAGCACAGCTAGATATAGCAATGAGCAAATTATCAGCTGATTCACCATTAAAAACGAGAATTGAGGTATTAATTTTAGCTTCAATTGTAGAAAAAGAAACTGGAAATGACGAAGAGCGTCCAATCGTTGCGGCAGTATTTTTAAATCGGCTTAAAAAAGGTATGAAGTTACAAGCTGATCCCACTACTATTTATGGAATTACTGAAGGTAAGTTTAAGCTTCCCAGGCTTCTGACCAGGAAAGATCTGAGTTTGCAATCGCCATATAACACTTATTATATTTTTAATCTTCCCCCAGGCCCTATAGCCTGTCCTGGAATAAAATCATTGCAGGCAGTAGTAAATCCGGCCAAAACCTCAGCTTTATACTTTGTAGTAAATGGTATGGGTGGACATAATTTTTCCAGTACTCTTGAAGATCACAATCAGCATGTAGAAAGTTATAGAAAATTACGTGATAGTAAATAG